Genomic window (Rathayibacter sp. VKM Ac-2760):
CGCCAGTGCTGCGAGGCGAAGACGTTCTCGTAGTTCGCCTCGATCGCGACGGAGACCGAGGCCACGAGGATCTCGCGCATCTGATCCGGGGTCGGCGGCTCGGCGAGGCGACGGTGCAGATAGGCGTCGCCGGCGTTGAGCGAGGTGGGGTCGAGCCGGGCGGTGAGGATCCGCTCCGGGATCGACGCGATCAGCTCGTCGTAGAACGCCTGGCGGGTCGGCCAGATGCGGTAGACCGTGCTGCGCGGCACTCCGGCGGAGCGGATGACGTCCTCCAGCGGCAGGTGCGAGACACCGACGCGCAGGCCCTCCACGCGCACGACCGCGAGCGCGGCGTCGAGCAGGCGGGTCCTGACCTGGTCGCGGCTGAGGCGACCGGGCCGAGGGGGGACGTCGGGAGGGGTGTCGTTGCCCATCGTGCCTCCGGCGGCGGGTGAGCGGGAGCGCCTCGAAGACCCCCGGTTCCCCGAGCGTAGACGATCTCCGACACTCGTCGCACACTGAAGGCGGGGACGGGCGCGGCTCGCGCTCGACTCGGGAGTCGCGCGAGCCGCGCTGCCTGTCCCCCAGGCGGCCGCCCCATCGGCCGATTCGACCGTAGGCGTTCGGTCGGCCCCGCGTCAAAAGTCGCGACATCATGTCTCGCGGGAGGCCGTTCTCGGCCGGAGAGCGAGCGACCGCGCGATCAGATCCGGAACGGCCGGCGGGGGTCGTCCGAGGGCGGCAGCAGGCGCTTCCCCGAGCGGGAGACGTCGCTCCGCGGAACGCCCAGCTCGTCCGCGACGGCGCGGGCGACCTCCGCCTCGGCGTGCCCCGCCAGCTCGACGTTGCGCATCAGCTTGGCGTGGTGGCAGGGGCTGGCGTCGATCGCGACGACCATGGCGGAGAAGCGCAGCGCGTCGCCCAGGCGCGCGAACGGGCTGAGCTCGGCCAGCACGGACGGCACGTCGGGCATCGACAGCAGCGTGTAGTAGCAGGTGGAGACGACGTACTCGTCGACGCCGGCCTCCGCGGACGGCGGCGCGACGATGATGTCGCCGAGCGAGACCGAGCCCGTCCGCGAGGCCAGCACCGACGCGATGGTGACCCGGATGTCGCCCGCCAGCGAGACGACGCGGACGCTCGCCGGCCACGGCGGCAGCGCGGCGAGCTCGGTCGAGCCGGTGCGCATGGCGATGCCCGCCTGCGAGGAGAGCGCGTCGATCATCGGCATGCCCGTGCACTCCCCGGCGTGCGCGGCGTTCTCGGAGGCGGCCTCGCCGCACGAGGCCATCAGCGCCGACAGGCCCAGCCGGGACTGCGGCTCGAGCCCGGCGACCACGGCGGGGCTGACGGTGCCGGTCGAGTCGATGATCTGGCCGAGCCGGGCCGCGAGGTCGGACCCCGTGTTGGGCGTGCCGAACGTGACGACCTCCGTCACCATCGACTCCACCGGGACGCCGTCGACGCTCTGGCTGAGCGCCTGCCGCGCGGCGAGTCCGCCCATCGAGTGCGCGACGACGACCGCCCGATTCCCGGTCGCGGTGGTGAGGCAGGCGATCGAGGCGGCCAGCGCGTCGGCGATCCCCGGGTCGGTCACCCAGCGCGCCGCGAGGTCGCGGTAGTCGAAGGTGTAGACGACGGCGCCCTCGGTGTTCTGGAACGCGCCGATCAGCGAGCGCTCCGAGGTGGTGACGGGCTGGTCCACGCCGTTCGTCGCGATGAGGTCGACCGAGTGCGAGAACGCGCCGGTGCGCGAGTCGTCGTGGGTGGCCGTCCCGAGCCAGCCGTGCAGCACCAGGATCGGCACGAGCGACGCGGCCGTCGACGCGCCGACATCGTCGCCGGCGAGCACCGGGGCGCGCTCCGCGATGCCGCAGGAGGCGGGAGCGACCGCCGCCTCCGCTCGCGCCGCGGGAACGACGACGGCGCCGACCGCCACGAGAAGGGCGGCCAGCACGACGATCAGGACTCTCATCCGCACGTTTCCTCACCGCCGCGACCCCTGCTGAGCGGGTTCAGGAGGTCGACTGGACGAACGTCACAGAAGTCAACCACTCGGACGCCCCCCGTTGTGCGCTCTGTCGCAGATCTCCCGACCCCCCGTGAGGGTGGGCCGGCTCTCGCTGGTCGTGCGGCCGGCGCAGCGCTCGACGTGCAGAGGACGGCGGGTCTCGATACGCCCCTCCGGGGCTGCTCGACCAGCATGCGGTGACCAGCAGGCGGCGACCAGGGACAGGTCCGGGGACGGCGAAGGGCCCCGCCGGTCTCCCGGCGGGGCCCTTCGTCAGTCAGACCGTGCTCAGCTGTAGTTGCCGGGCTCGTAGCCGTCGCTCGAGAACGAGTCGAAGTCGACGAACGAGAGGTCCGCGTCGCTGAACGCGGCGTCGTCGGCGAAGATGCGGTTGGGGTACCGCTCGGCCTTCGCCTCCTCCGTCGCCTCGACCGACACGTTCCGGTAGCGGGGCAGACCCGTTCCGGCCGGGATCAGCTTTCCGATGATCACGTTCTCCTTGAGGCCCATCAGCGGGTCGCGCTTGCCCTCCATGGCCGCCTGCGTCAGGACGCGGGTGGTCTCCTGGAAGGACGCGGCCGACAGCCACGACTCGGTCGCGAGCGAGGCCTTGGTGATGCCCATGACCTCCTGGCGAGCGGACGCGGTCCGCTTGCCCTCGGTCAGAGCCGCACGGTTGACCTCGCTGTAGCGCGAGCGGTCGACGAGCTCACCCGGCAGCAGGTCGGTGTCGCCGTGGTCGACGACGGTGACCTTGCGGAGCATCTGCCGGACGATGACCTCGATGTGCTTGTCGTGGATCGGCACACCCTGCGAGCGGTAGACGCCCTGGACGCCGCCGACGAGGTGCTTCTGGACCTCGCGGACGCCCAGCACGCGCAGGACCTCCTTGGGGTCGACCGTTCCCACGTGCAGCTGCTGACCGAGCACGACCGACTGGCCGTCCTCGACGAGGAGCTGCGAGCGCTTGAGCACCGGGTAGATGACCGCCTCGTCGCCGTTGTCCGGCTGGAGGATGACCCGGCGGGCCCGGTCGGTGTCCTCGATCGTGATGCGACCGGCGGCCTCCGCGATCGGCGACGCACCCTTGGGGGTGCGGGCCTCGAAGAGCTCCTGCACGCGGGGCAGACCCTGCGTGATGTCGTCGGCCGAGGCCGATCCACCGGTGTGGAAGGTGCGCATCGTGAGCTGCGTGCCGGGCTCGCCGATCGACTGGGCCGCGATGATGCCGACGGCCTCTCCGATGTCGACGAGCTTGCCGGTGGCGAGCGAGCGGCCGTAGCAGGCCGCGCAGACGCCGACGGCGGACTCGCAGGTCAGGACCGAGCGGACCTTGATGTGACGCACCTCGGCGCCGACGAGCTTCTCGATGAGGACGTCGCCGACGTCCTCGCCGGCCTCGGCGACGACCTCGCCGGCCTCGTTCGTCGCCGCGGTGGCGAGCGAGCGGGCGTAGACGGAGTTCTCGACGTTCGAGTCCTGGATCCAGGCGCCGGTGGCGTCCTGGAGCATGATCGGCAGGTCGAGGCCCTTGGTCGTGCCGCAGTCGTCCTCGCGGATGATGACGTCCTGCGAGACGTCGACGAGTCGACGCGTCAGGTAGCCCGAGTCCGCGGTGCGGAGCGCGGTGTCGGCCAGACCCTTGCGGGCACCGTGCGTGGCGATGAAGTACTCGGCGACCGACAGTCCCTCGCGGTACGAGGAGATGATCGGTCGGGCGATGATCTCGCCCTTCGGGTTGTTCACCAGTCCGCGCATGCCGGCGATGTTGCGCACCTGCAGCCAGTTACCACGGGCACCGGAGGTGACCATGCGGTTGATCGTGTTGTCGATCGGGAAGTTCGCGCGCATCGCCTTGGCGACCTCGTCGGTCGCCTCGGTCCAGATCTTCACGAGCTCCTGGCGACGCTCCGCCTGAGTGGTCAGACCCTTGTCGTACTCGGACTCGACCTTCGCCGCCTTCTTCTCGTAGCCCGCGATGATGACGGGCTTCGAGGGCGGGGTGAGGATGTCCGAGAGGGCGACGGTCACACCGGACCGGGTGGCCCAGTAGAAGCCGGCGTCCTTGATGCGGTCGAGCGAGGCGGCGACCTCCACCTTCGGGTAGCGCTCCGCGAGGTCGTTGACGATCCCGGAGATGGTCGTCTTGTCGGCGACCTGCTCGAAGTAGGGGTAGTCGACCGGCAGCGCCTCGTTGAATAGGGCGCGGCCGAGCGTCGTGTCGAGGAGGACGGGCGCGGTGACCTTGCCCTTGTCGTCGATCTCGACGCCCTCGGGAGCCTGACCCTGAGCGAAGTACACGTCCGACATGCGGATGCGGACCTTCGAGTTCAGGTGCAGCGAGCCCTGGTCCTTCGCGAGGATCGCCTCCGAGACGGAGGAGAACGCGCGGCCCTCACCGGCGCCACCCTCGCGGATGGTCGTCAGGTGGTGCAGGCCGATGATCATGTCCTGCGTGGGCAGGGTGACCGGACGGCCGTCCGAGGGCTTGAGGATGTTGTTCGAGGCGAGCATCAGGATGCGCGCCTCGGCCTGGGCCTCGACCGACAGGGGCAGGTGGACGGCCATCTGGTCGCCGTCGAAGTCCGCGTTGAAGGCGGCGCAGACGAGCGGGTGCAGCTGGATCGCCTTGCCCTCGACCAGCTGGGGCTCGAAGGCCTGGATGCCGAGTCGGTGCAGGGTGGGCGCGCGGTTGAGCAGGACGGGGCGCTCGCGGATGATCTCCTCGAGCACGTCCCAGACCTGGGGGCGCGAGCGCTCCACCATGCGCTTGGCGGCCTTGATGTTCTGCGCGTGCGACAGGTCGATCAGGCGCTTGATGACGAACGGCTTGAACAGCTCGAGCGCCATCTGCTTGGGCAGACCGCACTGGTGCAGCTTGAGCTGCGGTCCGACGATGATGACCGAGCGGCCCGAGTAGTCGACGCGCTTGCCCAGCAGGTTCTGGCGGAAGCGACCCTGCTTTCCCTTGAGCATGTCGCTCAGGGACTTGAGGGCGCGGTTGCCGGTTCCGGTGACGGGACGGCCGCGGCGGCCGTTGTCGAAGAGGGCGTCGACCGCCTCCTGGAGCATGCGCTTCTCGTTGTTCACGATGATCTCGGGGGCACCGAGGTCGAGCAGGCGGCGGAGGCGGTTGTTGCGGTTGATGACGCGGCGGTACAGGTCGTTCAGGTCGGAGGTGGCGAAGCGGCCACCGTCGAGCTGGACCATCGGGCGCAGCTCCGGCGGGATGACCGGGACCACGTCGAGGACCATCGCGGCCGGCGAGTTGCCGGTGGCGAGGAACGAGTTGACCACGCGCAGGCGCTTGATGGCGCGGATCTTCTTCTGACCCTTGCCCTCGGCGATCTGCAGGTGCAGCGTCTCGGCCTCGGCCTGGAGGTCGAACTGCTCGAGGCGCTTCTTGATCGCCTCGGCGCCCATGTAGGCCTCGAAGTAGACGCCGTAGCGGTCGACGAGCTCGTTGAAGACGGCGTCCTCGGGCTTGAGGTCGCCGACCTTCAGGGTGCGGAACTGCTCCCACACGCTCTCCAGTCGCGCGATGTCCTCGTCGAAGGACTTGCGGATCTGGCCCATCTCCTTCTCGGCGCCGTCCTTGGTGCGGCGCTTCTGGTCGCTCTTCGCGCCCTCCGCCTCCAGGGCGGCGAGGTCGGTCTCGAGGCGCGCCAGGCGGTCCGCGATGCGGGAGTCGCGCTGGTCCGAGAGGGTCTTGATCTCGAGCCGGAGCTCGTTCTCGAGGCCGGGCATGTCGGCGTGACGGCCGTCGTCGTCCACGTCGATGATCATGTACGCCGCGAAGTAGATGACCTTCTCGAGGTCCTTCGGCGCCATGTCCAGCAGGTAGCCCAGGCGCGAGGGGACGCCCTTGAAGTACCAGATGTGGGTGACGGGGGCGGCGAGCTCGATGTGGCCCATCCGCTCGCGGCGGACCGAGGACTTGGTGACCTCGACGCCGCAGCGCTCGCAGACGATGCCCTTGAAGCGGACCCGCTTGTACTTGCCGCAGGAGCACTCCCAGTCGCGCGAGGGTCCGAAGATCTGCTCGCCGAACAGACCGTCCTTCTCGGGCTTGAGGGTGCGGTAGTTGATGGTCTCGGGCTTCTTCACTTCACCGTGCGACCAGCGACGGATGTCATCGGCCGTCGCGAGGCCGATGCGCAGCTCGTCAAAAGTTGTTACGTCGAGCAATGTTTTCTCCTTGTCGGAAAACAGGGTGTCTCGTCAGAGACGGGGAGTCGTCAGATGCTGGCGCGGGATCAGATGTCGTCGACGGAGGACGACTCGAACCGGGAGGAGATGTTGATGCCGAGCTCCTCCGCAGCGCGGTAGACCTCGTCATCCGTGTCGCGCAGGCTGACCGCGGTGCCGTCGGCCGAGAGGACCTCGACGTTCAGGCACAGGGACTGCATCTCCTTGATGAGGACCTTGAAGGACTCGGGAATGCCCGGCTCCTGGATGTTCTCACCCTTGACGATGGCCTCGTACACCTTCACGCGGCCGAGGATGTCGTCCGACTTGATGGTGAGGAGCTCCTGCAGCGCGTAGGCGGCACCGTAGGCCTCGAGGGCCCACACCTCCATCTCGCCGAAGCGCTGTCCACCGAACTGCGCCTTACCACCGAGCGGCTGCTGGGTGATCATCGAGTACGGGCCCGTCGAGCGCGCGTGGATCTTGTCGTCGACGAGGTGGTGCAGCTTCAGGATGTACATGTAGCCGACCGAGACCGGGTCCGGGAAGGGATCTCCCGAGCGACCGTCGAACAGCTGCGTCTTGCCGGACGAGCCGATGAGGCGCTCGCCGTCGCGGGTCGGCGTGGTGGAGTCGAGGAGCCCAGCGAGCTCCTCCTCCGCCGCGCCGTCGAACACGGGGGTGGCGACCTTGGTGCCGGGCGCGGCCTCGCGGGCGTGCTCGGGCAGGCGCTTCGCCCACTCGGGCGAGCCGTCGACCTTCCAGCCCTGCTTCGCGATCCAGCCGAGGTGGATCTCGAGGACCTGGCCGAAGTTCATCCGGCCGGGGACGCCGAGCGGGTTGAGCACGATGTCGACCGGGGTGCCGTCGGCGAGGAACGGCATGTCCTCGACCGGCAGGATCTTCGAGATGACGCCCTTGTTGCCGTGGCGGCCGGCGAGCTTGTCGCCCTCGGTGATCTTGCGCTTCTGGGCGATGTAGACGACCACGCGCTGGTTGACGCCCGAGCCGAGCTCGTCGTCGCCGTCCTGCGCGTCGAACACCTTGACGCCGATGATCGTGCCCTGCTCGCCGTGGGGCACCTTCAGCGACGTGTCGCGGACCTCGCGGCTCTTCTCGTTGAAGATCGCGCGGAGCAGGCGCTCCTCGGCCGAGAGCTCGGTCTCGCCCTTGGGCGTGACCTTGCCGACGAGGATGTCGCCGGGGCGGACCTCGGCGCCGATGCGGATGATGCCGCGCTCGTCCAGGTCGGCCAGGAGCTCCGGGCTGACGTTGGGGAGGTCGCGGGTGATCTCCTCCTTGCCGAGCTTGGTGTCGCGGGCGTCGACCTCGTACTCCTCGATGTGGATCGAGGAGAGGACGTCGTCCTTCACCAGGTTCTGGCTGAGGATGATCGCGTCCTCGAAGTTGTGACCCTCCCACGGCATGAACGCGACGAGCAGGTTCTTGCCGAGCGCGAGCTCGCCGTTCTCGGTCGCGGGACCGTCGGCGACGATCTCGCCGACCTCGATGCGCTCACCGGCGGAGACGACCACGCGGTTGTTGTACGAGGTGCCCTGGTTCGAGCGGTCGAACTTGCGGAGGAAGTAGGTCTGCGTGCCGCCCTCGTCCAGCTGGACGGTGACGGAGTCGGCGGAGACCTCCTGGACCACGCCGGCCTTGTCGGCCGTGATGACGTCGCCGGCGTCGATGGCCGCGAAGCCCTCCATGCCAGTTCCGACGACGGGCGACTCGCTGCGCAGCAGCGGGACGGCCTGACGCTGCATGTTCGCGCCCATGAGCGCGCGGTTCGCGTCGTCGTGCTCGAGGAACGGGATCAGCGAGGTCGCGACCGAGACCATCTGTCGCGGCGAGACGTCCATGTAGTGCACGCGCTCGGCGTCGACGAGCTCGACCTCTCCACCCTTGGGGCGGACCAGGACCTTGCCCTCGGCGAAGCGCATGTCGGAGGTGAGGGGGGCGTTCGCCTGGGCGACCAGGTACTCGTCCTCCTCGGACGCGGTGAGGTAGTCGATCTGCGCGGTGACGACGCCGTCGACGACCTTGCGGTACGGAGTCTCGATGAAGCCGAACGAGTTGATGCGCGCGAAGGACGCGAGCGAGCCGATCAGGCCGATGTTCGGGCCTTCCGGGGTCTCGATCGGGCACATGCGGCCGTAGTGCGACGGGTGGACGTCGCGGACCTCGACGCCGGCGCGCTCACGGGAGAGACCGCCGGGGCCGAGCGCCGACAGGCGGCGCTTGTGGGTCAGACCCGCGAGCGGGTTGTTCTGGTCCATGAACTGCGACAGCTGCGAGGTGCCGAAGAACTCCTTGATCGCGGCCACCACGGGGCGGACGTTGATCAGGGTCTGCGGGGTGATCGCCTCGATGTCCTGCGTGGTCATGCGCTCGCGGACGACGCGCTCCATGCGGGACAGACCGGTGCGGACCTGGTTCTGGATGAGCTCGCCGACCGCGCGGATGCGGCGGTTGCCGAAGTGGTCGATGTCGTCCACGTCGAGGCGGAGGTCGACCGCGGCGCCGTCGCGCACACCGGGCAGGTTGGTGCGGCCGTCGTGCAGCGCGACCAGGTACTTGATGGTCGCGATGATGTCCTCGACCGTGAGCACCGAGTCGGACAGCGCCTTGTCGATGCCGAGCTTGCGGTTGATCTTGTAGCGGCCGACCTTCGCGAGGTCGTAGCGCTTGCTGTTGAAGTAGAAGTTGTCCAGCAGCGCGCGGGCGGCCTCGGCGGCGACCTGCTCGCCCGGGCGGAGCTTGCGGTAGATGTCGCGGAGGGCGTCCTCCTTGGTGAGGATGTTGTCCTTCTCGAGGGTCAGCTCGATCGACTCGTAGCCGGCGAACTGCTCGAGGATCTCCTCGCTCGTCAGGCCCAGGGCCTTGAGGAAGACGGTGACCGACTGCTTGCGCTTGCGGTCGATGCGGACGCCGACCTGGTCGCGCTTGTCGATCTCGAACTCGAGCCAGGCACCGCGGCTGGGGATGACGCGCGCGGAGTAGATGTCCTTGTCGGACGTCTTCTCCTGCTGGCGCTCGAAGTACACGCCCGGCGAGCGGACGAGCTGGGACACGACGACACGCTCGGTGCCGTTGATGATGAACGTGCCCTTCTCCGTCATCAGGGGGAAGTCGCCCATGAAGACCGTCTGGGTCTTGATCTCACCCGTGAGGTGGTTCATGAACTCGGCCTCGACGTACAGCGGAGCGGCGTAGGTCTTGCCGCGCTCCTTGCACTCCTCGATCGTGTACTTCTCGGGCTCGAGGTACGGGTTCGTGAAGCTCAGCTGCATCGTCTCGCTGAGGTCCTCGATCGGGGAGATCTCCTCGAAGATCTCGTCGAGTCCGGAGTTGGCGGGGAGATCCTCCCGGCCGACGGCCTTCGCCTCGGCGACGCGGGTCTTCCACGCCTCCGAGCCGACGAGCCAGTCGAAGCTCTCGGTCTGCAGCGCGAGCAGATCCGGAACCGTCAGGGTGTCGCTGATCTTGGCGAACGAGAGACGCGAAGCTCCGCGTCCGTTCTTGGGTGAGGTGGTGGTTGCGTTGGGCGCAGCAGCCAAGGAAGGAACCTCCGTAGACCCTCGCGGGTCTCAATCTGTGGGATGTGTGGAGTGGGCTCCCGCCGGGCGGGCCGACACGTCCTGCTCCCCTGTGCCGTGACCGCGGTGACGCGGCCGCAGCGACGACGACCGGTTTGACGCGGTCGTCGGGGCGGGGGCTAGAGTGTGGCATCGGCATCCACCATCTGATGCCGGGTTCCGGTGGCTGGTCGACCGCAATATGACGACTCGGCACTCGGGAGCGCAAAGTACAACTATAGGTCTCCTGCGCCACGCCGCGCAAGTGCAGGTGCTTGCGTCCGGCTCGGGCCTCGGGTATACGACCGGGTCGAGGGTCTTCCCTCCCCGCCTCTCCCCGCCTCCTGCCGCCGTGCGCGGCACGGCAGACTGGGCGGATGGCCGAACGCACCGGTCGCCGACGCGGCGACGACTCCGAGCACCCCCGCGCCGTGCTCGCCAGCGGGTTCCTCGCGCAGATCGAGCCCGACCGGCACTCCGCGGACGCCGCGACCCTGGTCGTCGACGGCACCCCGCAGTCGCACGTCGACCTCGCCGACCCGACCCACCTCTCCTTCGAGTACGTGCGGCGGATCGGTCACGCGATCGACCTGCTCGCCCCCGAGGGCGAGGCGGTCACGGCGCTGCACCTCGGCGCCGGCGCGCTGACCCTCCCCCGCTACGTCGCGGCGACGCGGCCGGGCTCGCGCCAGCAGGTCGTCGAGATCGAGGCCGCCCTGGTCGAGCTGGTGCGGGAGGCGCTGCCGCTGCCGCGCGGGGCGCAGATCCGGATCCGCCAGGGCGACGCCCGCGAGGTGCTCGGCAAGCTGCCGCCGGGGCTGCTCGGCACGGTCGACGTCGTCGTGGTCGACATCTTCTCCGGCGCCAGGACCCCGGCGCACGTGACGAGCGCCGAGTTCTACCGGGAGATCGCTCCGCTGCTCGCCCCCGGCGGGGTCGTCGCGGTCAACGTCGCCGACGGGGGCGCGCTCGCGTTCGCCCGCGCCCAGGCCGCCACCCTCGCCGCGGTCTTCGCGCACACCGCGATCATGACCGACACGCAGATGCTGAAGGCGAAGCGCTTCGGCAACGTGGTGATGCTCGCCTCGCCCGCTCCGCTGCCCGTGGACGGGCTGCCGCGGCGCCTCGCCTCCGATCCCGCGCCGGCGAAGCTCGTGCAGGGCCGCGAGCTGGAGAACTTCCTCGGCGGGGCCTCTGTCGTCACCGACGACACCGCGACGCCGTCGCCGCTGCCGGCGCGCAGCATCTTCCAGGTCCGCCGGGGCTGAGCGCTGTCGCCGGGGCCGAGCGCGGCCGCCGGGGCTGAACGCGGCCGCCGGGCGGGTCGACGCGGTTGCCCGTACAGTGGACGGGGGCCAGCGCCCCCTCCGTCCTCTCGCCGCCGTGTGCGCCGATCCGGATCCGCATCCACGAGGAAGAACCGCTCTGAGCATCATCATCCGCCATGACCCCTCGACGCTCCGCGAGGAGGTCGACGTCGACGCCGCCCAGGAGCGCCTGGAGGAGATCGGCGCCCTCCGCTCGCTCGCCGCGCTCACCGAGAAGGCCGAGCTGCTCCGCCTGCTCGGCCGCCTCGACGAGGCGTGGGAGATCGCCACCGAGGCCGTCCGCCGCACCCGCTTCTCCGGCGACCGCGCCGAGCTGCTCACGGCGCGCGTGCGCCGCGCCCGGCTGATGCAGCTGCGCGACCGCTCCGACGAGGCGCTCTCCGAGCTCGCGCTCTGCGTCGAGGAGGCGCGGACGCACGAGTGGCACCTCGAGCACTCCTTCGCCCTCAAGCACCGCGCGCTCGCCCTCTTCGAGATCGGCGAGTACAGCCAGGCGGCCCGCGACTTCGACGCCGCGACCGCGCTGGGCGAGCGGGTCGGCGTGCCGGAGGAGGAGCTCGAGGTCGCGCGCCTCGGCTTCGCCGCCGCCACCGAGTTCCAGGACGAGTCGGCCCGCGGTCCCCGGGCGGACGGCGCCGCACGCGGCCGCCGCCGCGCCGAGGACGACGAGGCCTGAGCGAGCAGGCCGCCCGGACCGATGGCTGAGCTCGACCAGGTCGCCCGCTGGGCCGACGCGCTCCTCCGCGAGCACCTGGACGGCACGTGGAGCTTCGCGTTCGATCACGCCCGCACCCGCGGCGGCGCCTGCCACTGGACCGACCGGCGCATCACCGTGTCGCGGCACCTCGCGGCGCGCTGGAGCGACGAGGAGGTGCACCAGACGCTGCTGCACGAGGTCGCGCATGCGCTCGCCGGGCCGAAGGCCGCGCACGGGCCCGCCTGGCGGCAGGCCGCCACGCGGCTCGGCTACACCGGGGCCCGGACGCACAGCAACCCGACCGCGGACGAGCTGGCCCCGTGGGTCGGCAGCTGCCCGAGCGGGCACCTCTTCTACCGGCACCGGAGACCGAGCCGGCCGCTGGCGTGCGGGAAGTGCGCACGGCGGTTCGAGGCGGCCAACGCGATCGAGTGGCGCCGGCGCGAGGTGCCGGCCCGGCCCGCCGCGACCGGGCGCACGCCGTGAGCGAGGGTGCCGGGGTGCCGCACCGCGTGGTCCGCGGGCGGGTGCCGAGCACCGGCCAGTGGCTCGTCGACGCCGACGGGCACCGCTGGTGGTTCGACTCCGGGAGCCTCGCCCTCGACTTCGCCTACACCGGCCCCCTGCGCGGCGCCGCGGGCGAGCGCCTCGAGTCCGACGCCGACCTGACCGCCTGGCTCGCCGAGCACTTCGACGCGGTCGACGCGGGCGCCCGCGATGCCCGGCTGGAGGACGCGCTGATGCTCCGCGGCGCCGTCTCGCGCCTCGCCGTCGCGGCCGAGCGCGGGGCGCCGGGCGAGCCTGCGGACGTCGACGTCGTCAATCTGCTCGCCGCGATGCCGGACGTCCCACCGTCGCTGTCCGGCGGCTCGAGGCAGGCCGGCCGCTCGACGGCGGCCGCCCGCCAGGCCCTGTCCACGCTCGCGCGGGAGGCCGTCGATCTGCTCGGCGGCGGCACTCCCGGGCGGCTGCGCCGCTGCGACGCGGAGGACTGCCGGATGCTCTACCTCGACACCTCGCGGGCCGGATCGCGCCGCTGGTGCTCGATGCAGCGCTGCGGGAACCGGGCGAAGGTCCGCGCGCACCGGCGCCGGAGCGCCGAGCGCGCGGACCGCGCCGAGGGCTAGTCGACGACCTTCACGTCCTTCCAGAACGCGAGGTAGCCGGAGAAGTCCTTGCCGACACGGTCGAACGCGGTCGGATAGGGGGTCGGGTAGGACCAGGCGCGGTCCTTGAGCGTCCCGTCCTCGGACTTCACGTCGTAGTACTGGGCCTCGCCCTTCCACGGGCAGGTGTACTGGGTGCTGCTCGGCACCAGGTAGTCGTTGTTCACGCTCGTGGGCGGGAAGTACCAGTTGCCCTCGATCGAGATGAGGTCGGAGTCGGGGGCGTCGGCGATGACGACGTCGTTGAGGACGGCTTTCATTCGGGCCAGCTTTCGGGTCGAGGAGGCGGAGGGCGGGGCGCTCCCCCGCTCCCGGGGAACGCTACGCCGCCGCGGCCCCGCCGGTCGAGGGTCGCCGGGACCCTTGCGGAGACGCTCAGGCGGGCTCCCGGGCGGGGCACTCGGCCGGAGCGCTCGGCCGGGGACCTC
Coding sequences:
- a CDS encoding TetR/AcrR family transcriptional regulator, whose protein sequence is MGNDTPPDVPPRPGRLSRDQVRTRLLDAALAVVRVEGLRVGVSHLPLEDVIRSAGVPRSTVYRIWPTRQAFYDELIASIPERILTARLDPTSLNAGDAYLHRRLAEPPTPDQMREILVASVSVAIEANYENVFASQHWRNFIALVGAVDSHAEPARTAITEALHSRQVHFIENMAKYYQHTLAEAGLRLRSGRDEEFAVLASAISSFIEGLCVARIAAPELVTGPIDPDRPGSPSLVVAGALMLIDGFCEPVPSADAASAEGAAAQGSAAEGSASA
- a CDS encoding DNA-directed RNA polymerase subunit beta', with translation MLDVTTFDELRIGLATADDIRRWSHGEVKKPETINYRTLKPEKDGLFGEQIFGPSRDWECSCGKYKRVRFKGIVCERCGVEVTKSSVRRERMGHIELAAPVTHIWYFKGVPSRLGYLLDMAPKDLEKVIYFAAYMIIDVDDDGRHADMPGLENELRLEIKTLSDQRDSRIADRLARLETDLAALEAEGAKSDQKRRTKDGAEKEMGQIRKSFDEDIARLESVWEQFRTLKVGDLKPEDAVFNELVDRYGVYFEAYMGAEAIKKRLEQFDLQAEAETLHLQIAEGKGQKKIRAIKRLRVVNSFLATGNSPAAMVLDVVPVIPPELRPMVQLDGGRFATSDLNDLYRRVINRNNRLRRLLDLGAPEIIVNNEKRMLQEAVDALFDNGRRGRPVTGTGNRALKSLSDMLKGKQGRFRQNLLGKRVDYSGRSVIIVGPQLKLHQCGLPKQMALELFKPFVIKRLIDLSHAQNIKAAKRMVERSRPQVWDVLEEIIRERPVLLNRAPTLHRLGIQAFEPQLVEGKAIQLHPLVCAAFNADFDGDQMAVHLPLSVEAQAEARILMLASNNILKPSDGRPVTLPTQDMIIGLHHLTTIREGGAGEGRAFSSVSEAILAKDQGSLHLNSKVRIRMSDVYFAQGQAPEGVEIDDKGKVTAPVLLDTTLGRALFNEALPVDYPYFEQVADKTTISGIVNDLAERYPKVEVAASLDRIKDAGFYWATRSGVTVALSDILTPPSKPVIIAGYEKKAAKVESEYDKGLTTQAERRQELVKIWTEATDEVAKAMRANFPIDNTINRMVTSGARGNWLQVRNIAGMRGLVNNPKGEIIARPIISSYREGLSVAEYFIATHGARKGLADTALRTADSGYLTRRLVDVSQDVIIREDDCGTTKGLDLPIMLQDATGAWIQDSNVENSVYARSLATAATNEAGEVVAEAGEDVGDVLIEKLVGAEVRHIKVRSVLTCESAVGVCAACYGRSLATGKLVDIGEAVGIIAAQSIGEPGTQLTMRTFHTGGSASADDITQGLPRVQELFEARTPKGASPIAEAAGRITIEDTDRARRVILQPDNGDEAVIYPVLKRSQLLVEDGQSVVLGQQLHVGTVDPKEVLRVLGVREVQKHLVGGVQGVYRSQGVPIHDKHIEVIVRQMLRKVTVVDHGDTDLLPGELVDRSRYSEVNRAALTEGKRTASARQEVMGITKASLATESWLSAASFQETTRVLTQAAMEGKRDPLMGLKENVIIGKLIPAGTGLPRYRNVSVEATEEAKAERYPNRIFADDAAFSDADLSFVDFDSFSSDGYEPGNYS